A single Gemmatimonadota bacterium DNA region contains:
- a CDS encoding amidohydrolase family protein, which yields MSIPILDTHQHLIYPDKYPYSWTDSLPPLKGNAFHIEDYLTLTKGSGITRTIFMEASPDDPHWLDETQFVYELSEQPNAIIEGVIANCRPESPSGFEAYIESVQHPKLVGFRRILHTMPDDLSQSDHFSANIRLLEKYDLTFDLCFRADQLPIARNLAQKCPDVQFILDHCGVPDIANSETDPWRDRIAQIATLPNVACKISGVLAYCAEGNATTEAVRPYVEHCIASFGWNRVVWGSDWPVCNTRSDIQTWVQISREIVANADVADQEKLFHKNAERIYLKK from the coding sequence ATGAGCATCCCCATCTTAGACACCCATCAACACCTCATCTACCCGGACAAATACCCCTATTCGTGGACTGATAGCCTACCACCACTCAAAGGCAATGCCTTCCACATCGAAGACTATTTGACCCTCACAAAAGGCAGCGGCATCACGCGCACCATTTTCATGGAAGCCTCGCCCGATGACCCCCACTGGCTGGACGAAACGCAATTTGTTTATGAACTATCCGAACAACCCAATGCCATAATCGAAGGCGTCATCGCCAACTGCCGTCCTGAATCTCCCTCTGGATTTGAAGCCTATATCGAATCTGTTCAGCACCCCAAACTCGTCGGCTTCCGCCGCATCCTGCACACCATGCCCGACGACCTCTCCCAATCGGATCACTTCTCGGCAAACATCCGACTGCTCGAAAAATACGACCTCACCTTCGACCTCTGCTTCCGCGCCGACCAACTACCCATCGCCCGCAACCTCGCGCAAAAATGTCCAGACGTCCAATTCATCCTCGACCACTGCGGCGTACCGGATATTGCAAATAGCGAGACAGATCCCTGGCGTGACCGCATCGCACAAATAGCCACCCTCCCCAATGTCGCATGCAAAATCTCGGGCGTCCTCGCCTATTGCGCCGAAGGAAATGCCACCACCGAAGCCGTACGCCCTTATGTCGAACACTGCATCGCCAGCTTTGGCTGGAATCGCGTGGTCTGGGGCAGCGACTGGCCCGTTTGCAACACGCGGTCCGATATCCAAACCTGGGTCCAAATATCGCGCGAAATCGTCGCCAACGCCGACGTAGCGGACCAGGAAAAACTCTTCCATAAGAACGCAGAACGTATCTATCTAAAAAAATAA
- a CDS encoding SDR family oxidoreductase, whose translation MQLKDKIAIVVGAGQSAGETIGNGRATAIRFARAGAHVLLVDKDVASAEETARMIAQEKGSASVLGADITIEDDCRAIGETCVQRYRRIDILHNNVGTLRGDGGSVDLSGEGWQRLMDINLKGLFLTCKYVLPIMRAQRSGVIVNISSTAAVCFRPRTLAYKIAKAGINALTQNLALENAPYGVRVNAILPGLMDTPMAIESRVQDQGVNRDALRKERAEQVPLEQKMGSAWDVAAAAVFLASEEARYITGVLLPVDGGLSARVG comes from the coding sequence ATGCAGCTTAAAGATAAAATAGCGATTGTCGTTGGGGCAGGGCAGTCGGCGGGCGAGACCATTGGCAATGGGCGGGCGACGGCTATTCGCTTTGCCAGGGCAGGCGCGCATGTGCTTCTGGTGGATAAGGATGTCGCGTCTGCGGAAGAGACTGCGCGGATGATTGCACAGGAGAAGGGGAGCGCGTCGGTGCTCGGCGCAGATATTACGATTGAAGATGATTGTCGGGCTATTGGTGAGACTTGTGTCCAGCGCTATCGGCGTATCGATATTTTGCACAATAATGTCGGTACGCTGAGGGGTGACGGTGGTTCTGTTGACTTGAGTGGTGAAGGCTGGCAGCGACTTATGGATATCAATCTCAAGGGGCTGTTTCTTACCTGTAAATATGTGCTTCCCATTATGCGTGCACAGAGAAGTGGTGTTATCGTCAATATTTCTTCTACGGCGGCTGTGTGTTTTCGCCCCAGGACGCTTGCGTACAAAATTGCCAAGGCGGGGATCAATGCACTTACGCAGAATCTCGCGCTTGAAAACGCGCCTTATGGCGTGCGCGTAAATGCAATTTTGCCCGGTTTGATGGATACGCCTATGGCGATTGAATCTCGCGTTCAAGATCAGGGTGTCAACCGGGATGCGCTTCGCAAAGAACGCGCTGAACAGGTGCCTCTTGAACAAAAGATGGGGTCGGCGTGGGATGTGGCTGCTGCTGCGGTGTTTCTCGCTTCAGAGGAGGCGAGGTACATTACAGGCGTTTTACTCCCGGTTGATGGGGGATTGAGCGCGCGCGTTGGTTAA
- a CDS encoding PIN domain-containing protein, which yields MGSSTVITLDDALADVTMLGCDTPLIIYLIEMHPEYDVLVTEIFRRIEQGIITGFTSAITLTEVLTQPLKQGHIHLQKEYRDLLLHSANFYMLPVNIEIAEQAAVLRAQYGLRTPDALQVAVAKTANCQVFLTNDKALKRVEDVKVLVLDELVFKQEDEADKGVVDV from the coding sequence ATGGGATCATCGACAGTGATCACACTGGATGACGCATTGGCAGATGTGACAATGTTGGGATGCGATACGCCGCTTATCATTTATTTAATCGAAATGCATCCCGAATACGATGTATTGGTTACGGAGATTTTTCGGAGGATTGAGCAAGGAATCATTACAGGATTTACTTCAGCCATTACCTTGACGGAAGTTTTAACTCAGCCTCTGAAACAAGGACATATTCATCTACAAAAAGAATATCGCGATTTGTTGCTTCATAGTGCCAACTTTTATATGTTACCTGTCAATATAGAGATAGCCGAGCAAGCCGCTGTTCTTCGAGCGCAGTATGGGTTACGTACACCTGATGCACTGCAAGTTGCTGTTGCTAAAACGGCGAACTGCCAGGTCTTTCTGACCAATGATAAAGCTCTTAAACGAGTAGAGGATGTGAAAGTACTGGTCCTCGATGAATTAGTATTTAAACAAGAAGATGAAGCAGATAAAGGTGTGGTAGATGTTTGA
- a CDS encoding Gfo/Idh/MocA family oxidoreductase, with protein sequence MSNDNIIRVAIGGQGRSGYNIHAKQLNQMPDKFKIVAVADQLPERRRDAREQFGAEAYEDWQDMIKAGRFDLFVNALHQPLHPVASIAALQAGGHVVCEKPTCKTVAQFDDIVQTARDNNRVFAPFQNNRLQPYFDKIQEIINSGVLGKIVYIRSSWGGFSRRWDWQTRQENWGGGLLNTGPHPVDQALCLFGFDRTPSVFARMDCNNPFDGDADDHCTVTLYDPERQAPQIDIVVSNYLHYPQNDTYTINGTYGGLTGGSSALKWRYFDPEKAPKHDMWTWSVNRQYTREELDWTEETWTLEEEKKNNTPSVSLESGPERFYNNIYDALKNNGELLITPAQVRTQIAVIEESHRQNPLPKK encoded by the coding sequence ATGTCCAACGACAACATCATTCGCGTCGCCATCGGTGGTCAGGGTCGCAGTGGATACAACATCCACGCCAAACAATTGAATCAGATGCCCGACAAATTCAAAATTGTAGCCGTAGCCGATCAATTGCCCGAGCGCAGGCGCGATGCCCGCGAACAATTTGGAGCCGAAGCTTATGAAGACTGGCAAGACATGATCAAAGCGGGTAGATTTGATCTCTTTGTCAACGCCCTGCACCAGCCCCTGCACCCCGTCGCCAGCATTGCCGCTCTCCAGGCGGGTGGCCATGTCGTATGCGAAAAACCCACTTGCAAAACCGTGGCGCAATTCGACGACATCGTTCAGACAGCCAGAGATAACAACCGCGTCTTTGCCCCCTTTCAGAACAACCGGTTGCAGCCCTACTTTGACAAAATCCAGGAAATCATCAACTCGGGCGTTTTGGGCAAAATCGTGTACATCCGATCCTCCTGGGGCGGTTTTTCGCGGCGCTGGGACTGGCAAACCCGTCAGGAAAACTGGGGCGGTGGTCTGCTCAACACAGGTCCCCATCCCGTCGATCAAGCCCTCTGCCTCTTCGGCTTTGACCGCACCCCCAGCGTCTTTGCCCGAATGGACTGCAACAACCCCTTTGATGGCGATGCCGACGATCACTGCACCGTCACATTGTACGACCCCGAACGACAGGCACCCCAAATCGACATCGTCGTGAGCAACTATCTGCATTACCCGCAAAACGACACCTACACCATTAACGGCACTTACGGCGGTCTCACAGGGGGATCATCAGCACTCAAATGGCGTTATTTTGATCCCGAAAAAGCACCCAAACACGACATGTGGACCTGGTCGGTAAACCGACAGTACACCCGCGAAGAACTCGACTGGACCGAAGAAACGTGGACACTCGAAGAAGAAAAGAAAAACAACACCCCCTCCGTCTCACTCGAAAGCGGTCCTGAACGCTTCTACAACAACATCTACGACGCCCTCAAAAACAATGGCGAACTCCTCATCACACCCGCGCAAGTGCGCACACAAATCGCCGTAATAGAAGAATCCCATCGACAAAACCCACTCCCCAAAAAATAA